Within the Zea mays cultivar B73 chromosome 10, Zm-B73-REFERENCE-NAM-5.0, whole genome shotgun sequence genome, the region CATTGCTGTTCAAAAACAATCCGCTCCTGGGCGCGTCTCTCCATCATCTCCCGCCACCAGACATCAATGTGCTGTTGTTGCACAAGGAAATCCTGCAGCAGTTCATGTATGCTTGAAAATCCTGCTCTTGATTTCCCAGACATTCTTTGATGTTGCTGTTTCTTGTCGTCAGCTTTCCTCTTCCTGCTGGGCAACGGTTTCTCCTCATCACTTTCTTCACCACCATTGCCCTCGTCATCAGACAGCCCAGATGACCGGTCACCACCAGGTTGCTTCAGTTTCCTTTTGACAGAAGCCCCAGATTCAGACTCAAGGAGTTGTCGTTGCATATCTCTTGCACGGTCTGTGAAGACGGCATGCAGCtcatcaaagaagggacactgccTACCATTTTCTGGATCAGAAGTTTCTTTCCCCTGATGAAATGGAAGGATGCATAACGTATGAGCTTGTGCTTACAATAAACTAAAGAATGAAAGTACTAACTATTTGTTGAAATCACAAAGCAAACAAGGTGGACAGACCACAAGGCAAAGATGAACCAACTATGTGTCCAAACAATAAACAATCGGCCAGTCTCTGTAAGTAGGAACTGGGTTTTCTTGAGCATAAAAGAAGAATACATTATAATGCAAAGCTTGAAATTGGACCCACCACCCAACCAACCCAACAGCAGAGTTAATCTGAACCTAACATGGAACTTCCAATTTTTCATTAGCTCCTGATGAAAAAAATATAATTGATCTATTTCCTGACGTTATCATTGAGATTGGGACAAAATACGAAGTCTTTTATAACTATTGCAGCAGAAGACCAATATTACATGACTATTGTGGTCAGCAGGAACGTCGGCAATAATGTACAGCTTTTGCACATTTTTCTCTCAATAAACCTAATCAACGCATCCATGCTCTCTCTCGCACACACCTAACAGGTAGTATCATAATTTTACCACCACTCCCTCTTTTTGCCGGTGCAGGACAGATGTCGCACTCTGAGACAGTTCAAGTGCAATTTCTCAGACAAACTAACCAATGTGAAGAAAGCCTCCTTTAGGGTTCACAATGAATCCACGCTCTCAAAAAGTGAAAATCTAACTTTAACTGAACCACCAATTCTGGACAATTTGCCACTCAATTCCCCTCAAACCCTTGAGATTCCACATTGACTTTTCATGCATCATAGACTCACAATCAACAAAGATAATGGTAGGTGGATTCCCCTTTCTATCACTAGCAATAATTCACTGTACTAGATAAGTTATCCTAGTTTCTTAGAAATATTTGTGCCATGTTTTCATTTCAGAACAAAACAAAGTGGAATACACCTTTTTAAATGCCAAAACATACAAAATATAGTAACAAAAGCAAGCATTGCTTCTATGTGAAATTTGTGAAGAAAACTTGAAAACAGAAACAACAATTGGACTAAGAAAGTTTTTAAAAACCCTAATGTGCTGTAAATTAATCAGTACTCTCCCGTTCCAAATTATAAGATATTTTAGTTTTTCTACATACTTTGCTTTTACTATGTATCTAGACACGGTGTATACCTAATTACATAATAAGTGCATAACAAAAGCTATGTATTTAGAAAAGTCAAAATGTATTATCATTTGGAATGGAGGCGGTATGTACTATCCATAGATCTTAGCATTACTAATTTACTATCCACCTACTTCAAAATGTGCAATTGAAAGCATTACGTTCCAACATGTGTGGCACAATGCAAGGATAAATTCTGCAAAATCAGTTTTCTTTTCTCTACTTATCATGAACATATAAAGACTAAGATTTCTGAATGCCCTTCACTGATGGAAATGGTTGCGCAAATAATGCAGCGAAGGTGAACAAGGGGAGTTGTGGACACACTCCTAAACAACTCAAAGTGGACCTATCAAGATAGAAGACCAATTTGGGGACGCTGAGCCTAAAGACGAAGTCACGAACCAGCAATGCATATCATTTTGCCATCAACACAAGAACAATACAGCAGAACATCGTTGTCTGGTGGTCCAGAACAGACCGGCCAATCTAGCGTTACGAGACTAGGGTAGAAAGTTATCTGCCGGACGAGGGATGAATGCCTTGTAGCGGTTGACGAGGTTCTTCCACTTGCACTTGCACTGCTCGGCGGTTCGTCGGTAGCCTCGCTCCCGGAGCCGCGCCGCGACGGCCTCCCACATCGTCTTGGCGCTGCGGCGCGCCGCGACGGCCTCCCGCTCCATCTCCCTGCGCGCCACGATCAGCTCCCGTGTCTCCTGCACGCCCCACTGCGGCACCCTCTCGTCCCTTCCCCCCGCTCCCGCGCCGCCGGCCTCCATCATCTCGCCGCCCCTCCAGCCCCCGTCTCCCCAGAGGCCCAGAGCGACTTGCCCAACGCCAGCACTCCCTAACTTTCTTGCCTCGATTGCAACGGcgaggcagcggcggcgacggGGGACAGCAGATTGCAGGCTCTGCGCCTCTGCCCTTGCTTTCTTGCCTCGATTTCCTTGCTCCCCTCGTTTTTCTTCTTGCTTCTCGCCTCTGCCTGCCTCTGCCTGCCATTACTTTTCTGCCCATTCACACAGCTCGGTCTCAGAGAACGGGGCCTGCCGCATTCACACTAGCTGTCTCCCTGCATCCATTTTGATTTCTTTTCTACTCTTTTTCATAGGGGAAAAGGGGGAAATTGACGTTGTTCATTAATGCAAGTGGGCTTTTAGCTGGACTAGACCCTACCGGGTCCGGGCCCGGTGCCGCCCAAGATAACGAGATAATATTCCCTGTCAAAACAAAGCATGTATACTCTAAGATCACTCTTAGACTATTTCTATCAGCTTACCAATCCCTATACTTATATTCAAACCCTATTTTACAAGCAGTGCACTCTACCGTACAAAACAGTTTATAAGGGTAAATTTTAGGTAATTTGCTGGAGTCCGTCTTAATAGAAGTTTCATTATAAATTTCATAAATGAATTAGTACACTATATTTATTATGAAATAGGTGAAACTAGTTTCATCAATATAAAACTATATCAACTCATTTCCAAGGTATTAAAAAGCGTTTGAAACTACCATTAAGACTAACTTATTTCATCTGCATATTTTTCATCTAAATCTATTGACTGTTTAGATGTAACATTTAAATTTTAATCACACGTTAGTCTATAAAATTATTTTATGAAACTCTTTACTGAGAAAAcatattttattctatttttcaTCTTACTCTTATTGACTGATAACATTGAAAATGGTGTGATAAAACTATCACTAAGAATGACCTAATGCACTCCCAAGAAACAACAATGCTGGGCCCAGATCAGCAACAGCTATTGGAAGTTCAACCATGGCCAATGGGTACAAATTTGCACGACAGCAAGAGCTGAAATTTCACTGGTTTCAAAAAAGAAAATCCCATTCAAGACAATATGGGATGGACAATATAAATTTGTTCTTATATTAGACTAGGCTAGCTTGCTACTGTACCCACTACCAACCCTGCCGGATGAAGCTGGTCATCACGCGGTGGCTTCTGTAGAGAGGCACATGGTGCTTTCTACAGGCTGGGGAAGTTGGAGCTTCCAgtctgttgacgccttttcggagcgccaaatactcaagaagaaccgacgGCGGTGGTCTCTAGTCAGGCGcgaacggtccgcggcctggggccggatagtccgcgacctggcgcaggggctagggtttcctgcctgacggccggacggtccgcgccctggggccggacggtccgcgcgtgcgcaggggcagcggaagatcgccggcggcgcctggatctcgctcccgggagggaccccgtcggggagaagagatcctaggtgttgtctaggctcgggtcggccgacctagactcctctaatcggcatagagtcgaagagaggcgaagaatttggggatcgagaggctaaactagaactagactagaactactcctaattgtactggaaataaatgcgaatagaagttgtattgattcgattgatgattacaaatcagccgtagacctctctttttgaaagttgcctagagggggggtgaataggcaagttaaaactttttcaacaaaaactagaagcaaactgggtaaaactgaattgatctcaaaattcacccagttaactttggaaatgagatgttctaaatgatccacagggttcaaagtagtagatctgagaagggcacttctcaaaatccacacaccaaaaagatataaacaaatcttccacgcaatggtgagagaacgaagaacacaaacacacaatgagcaagaacacaagagacacaagatttatcccgaggttcggtcacaccactaaggtgccctacttcctcgttgaggcgcccacaaagagtcgggtctctttcaaccctaatcctccctttgccgaccacaaaggtcaagcccacacaataatctttgctcaaacgagcgggtaatacaaactttcttgtggtcttccacaagatttggagactcacaagagacacctagtcgtctaggagctagaagctccaagagtaatgaatccacaaagaactcgatgtagtaccaaagctcgaatcaagaagagcaagagagatttggagatgaagcacaaaaaccgcagctctcaaactcactcaaagatttctctccaaagatttgaaatgggagaggcaagaggtgtgtgagagagagtgggaggtgtttctcaggttgggaatgaagttttgtgcgtgctctgctgtggggaagagtgtgggaggtgtatataaaggtgccccaaaagctggtggtcgttggggaaatctgactgaaattcggttgaaccggttctaaaaccggttgaaccggattccaccagtcggttttcggttcactggcggactcagccggagactgaaccggactcaaattcggttgaaccggttttaaatTCGGTTCAACcagtttcaaattcggttgaaccggattcaaaattcggttgaaccggttttccaaaaatctgcacacgactttttctaacaggactgactggcagactggcagtgacagaggggaacagtgcagaaaccggttgaaccggttttaggtccgattgaaccggtttttgaactgttgcacaaattttgagaaaaccgaagtgaaaccggggtaaaatggaagttttagatcaaggattttgagctttagtaccaacaccaaccttctttttggaccccccttgatagtacgacaattcctatactcaagttaaataaaatataattaagtaaactccttgagtaattggtgtctcatgtgtgatttctccatggtgttgcttcataaggatc harbors:
- the LOC100384464 gene encoding Trihelix transcription factor GT-3a is translated as MMEAGGAGAGGRDERVPQWGVQETRELIVARREMEREAVAARRSAKTMWEAVAARLRERGYRRTAEQCKCKWKNLVNRYKGKETSDPENGRQCPFFDELHAVFTDRARDMQRQLLESESGASVKRKLKQPGGDRSSGLSDDEGNGGEESDEEKPLPSRKRKADDKKQQHQRMSGKSRAGFSSIHELLQDFLVQQQHIDVWWREMMERRAQERIVFEQQWRQTMQKLEQERLLLEHSWMEREEQRRMREETRAEKRDALLTALLNKLLQEDL